The proteins below are encoded in one region of Metabacillus dongyingensis:
- a CDS encoding DUF4240 domain-containing protein, with translation MEILLIFNAGASNKFWKIKAEENSYTITYGKIGTGGAVKTKTFGSAEICQKEAEKLIQSKLKKGYIPSEESEGIIKESAMIDKAFWDLLKWVKSKAEDSEEQIEYLIDYLSKLSVKDLIKFDSILNQYMNKSYTSDLWAAAYTILGGCSDDCFDYFRAWLIFQGKDVYDNGNKDPESLIPFLIKMEELDDLPQLEDLLSAACMAFEEKTGHDDEAYYDLYEQLAGFEEQPELEFDWDEDDEEGMKKRFPKLWERYGEVPVEW, from the coding sequence ATGGAAATACTGCTTATATTCAATGCTGGAGCATCCAATAAATTTTGGAAGATAAAAGCAGAAGAGAACTCCTATACAATTACATACGGTAAGATAGGCACAGGCGGAGCAGTCAAAACTAAAACATTTGGGTCTGCTGAGATTTGTCAAAAAGAAGCTGAAAAACTAATACAGTCTAAGTTGAAAAAAGGCTATATTCCTTCTGAGGAAAGCGAGGGGATTATAAAAGAAAGCGCCATGATAGATAAAGCGTTTTGGGATCTTTTGAAATGGGTTAAAAGCAAGGCTGAAGATAGTGAAGAGCAAATAGAGTATCTGATTGACTATTTATCCAAATTGAGTGTGAAAGACCTGATTAAATTTGATTCTATTCTAAATCAGTACATGAACAAATCGTACACCTCAGACCTGTGGGCTGCTGCCTATACCATTTTGGGCGGATGTTCTGATGATTGTTTTGACTATTTTAGAGCATGGCTTATTTTTCAAGGAAAAGATGTTTACGATAATGGCAATAAAGATCCAGAAAGTCTTATTCCTTTCCTTATAAAAATGGAAGAACTTGATGATCTGCCGCAGTTAGAGGATTTATTATCTGCGGCATGCATGGCTTTTGAAGAAAAAACTGGTCACGATGATGAAGCCTATTACGATCTCTATGAACAGCTTGCAGGGTTTGAGGAGCAGCCTGAATTAGAATTTGACTGGGATGAAGACGATGAGGAAGGTATGAAAAAGAGGTTTCCAAAGCTATGGGAACGATATGGTGAAGTACCGGTCGAATGGTAG
- a CDS encoding FtsW/RodA/SpoVE family cell cycle protein, whose protein sequence is MFIRILKSYDYSLIAAIFILSTFGLLMVYSSSVITSILRYDVTSSYFFKKQSISLLIGFIMFAVLSFFPYKIFFQKKMIKLLFYISIGSLLFVIVFGHTAGNAQSWVKFGGAAIQPAEFAKMWVIIYLSALLAKKQRYMDDFGNAILPPVIFVVVIFILILLQPDFGTALIILLNAAIIILCSGITLKSFIKLSAFTALAVTLGLLLLFVTNKLADVFSSERMSRFTGFMDPFENIADSGYQLVSSYYAISSGGMVGLGLGNSIQKYGYLPESHTDFIMAVISEELGLFGVLFVIGLIAFIVLKGFAISKNCPDPFGSLLAIGISSMIGIQAIVNLGAVAGLLPITGVTLPFVSYGGSSLILLCISAGILVNISMMNTFKQTYSKPQAA, encoded by the coding sequence ATGTTCATCAGAATTCTTAAATCTTACGACTATTCATTAATAGCAGCCATTTTTATTTTAAGTACGTTCGGGCTCCTTATGGTTTACAGCTCAAGTGTGATAACATCCATCTTAAGATACGATGTGACGAGCAGCTATTTTTTCAAAAAACAGAGTATTTCTCTGCTGATAGGGTTCATTATGTTTGCTGTCCTATCATTTTTCCCTTATAAAATCTTTTTTCAGAAAAAAATGATTAAGCTCTTATTTTACATATCCATTGGTTCTTTATTGTTTGTCATCGTTTTTGGGCATACAGCTGGAAATGCTCAAAGCTGGGTGAAATTCGGCGGAGCAGCTATTCAGCCCGCAGAGTTTGCAAAGATGTGGGTGATTATTTATTTATCAGCTCTGCTTGCAAAAAAGCAGAGATATATGGATGATTTCGGCAACGCCATTTTGCCGCCTGTTATTTTTGTTGTGGTGATCTTTATTTTGATTTTGCTTCAGCCCGATTTTGGAACAGCACTCATCATTTTATTGAATGCAGCGATCATCATTCTTTGTTCCGGTATTACGTTAAAAAGCTTTATTAAATTATCGGCCTTTACAGCGCTTGCAGTGACGCTCGGGCTTTTGCTTTTATTTGTCACAAATAAATTAGCAGATGTCTTCTCATCTGAGAGGATGTCGAGATTTACAGGTTTTATGGATCCCTTTGAAAATATCGCCGATTCAGGCTATCAGCTGGTCAGCTCCTACTATGCAATCAGCAGCGGCGGCATGGTCGGGCTCGGCCTTGGAAACAGCATTCAAAAATATGGCTATTTGCCTGAAAGTCATACGGATTTTATTATGGCAGTCATCAGTGAAGAGTTAGGGCTGTTCGGAGTACTCTTTGTCATCGGGCTGATTGCGTTTATCGTGCTAAAAGGCTTTGCGATCAGCAAAAACTGTCCGGATCCATTTGGCTCACTCCTTGCGATTGGCATTTCATCCATGATCGGGATTCAGGCAATCGTCAACCTTGGAGCGGTAGCCGGACTGCTTCCGATTACGGGCGTTACCCTTCCATTCGTAAGCTACGGGGGATCATCGCTGATCCTGCTCTGCATCTCTGCTGGAATACTTGTGAACATTTCCATGATGAATACATTTAAACAGACATACAGTAAGCCTCAGGCTGCATAA
- a CDS encoding FtsW/RodA/SpoVE family cell cycle protein encodes MEKNEHPFDFSLVFILFLFSIISFLSISTAQEFGQYNENFLVKQIAWYIVGCGIILAVMYFDMEQIERMQWFAYGFAMLLLIFLILAPESIARPVNGAKSWFQIPGIGSLQPSELSKIALILTLSHLISAHHEKYGLRDLKSDFLLLSKMGLATFALIAIIMQQPDLGTSLVLIAIFSGLILVSGISWKVIVPIFLFMSTVGCLLIYFIVFQPDILSIIGVKQYQLGRIYAWLSPEEFKEGDGYHLYQSMLAIGSGLITGKEASLGNVHLPEGHTDFIFSVIGEKYGFVGASFVISLYFLLIYRIISLSLDVKDPFSSYICTGVISMIAFHVFQNAGMTIGLLPITGIPLPFISYGGSSMISNMLALGLVFSISFRNKKYFFDRE; translated from the coding sequence ATGGAGAAAAACGAACATCCTTTTGATTTTAGTCTGGTTTTCATTTTATTTTTATTTTCGATCATCAGTTTTCTATCAATCAGCACGGCTCAGGAATTCGGACAATATAATGAAAATTTTCTTGTGAAGCAAATTGCCTGGTATATAGTAGGCTGCGGAATTATATTGGCAGTCATGTATTTTGATATGGAGCAAATTGAGAGAATGCAATGGTTTGCTTACGGATTTGCCATGCTTCTGCTTATCTTTTTGATTCTCGCGCCAGAATCGATTGCAAGGCCGGTAAACGGAGCGAAAAGCTGGTTTCAGATTCCTGGTATTGGCTCCCTGCAGCCGTCTGAACTTTCCAAAATCGCCCTCATACTTACACTCAGTCATCTTATTTCAGCACATCATGAGAAATATGGATTAAGAGATTTGAAATCAGATTTTCTCCTATTAAGCAAAATGGGTCTCGCAACATTTGCTCTGATTGCGATTATTATGCAGCAGCCTGATTTAGGGACGTCACTTGTGCTCATTGCCATTTTCAGCGGGCTGATTTTAGTTTCGGGCATTTCGTGGAAAGTGATTGTCCCTATCTTCCTTTTTATGAGCACTGTTGGATGTTTGCTAATTTATTTCATTGTGTTTCAGCCAGATATTCTGAGTATCATCGGAGTCAAGCAATATCAGCTGGGACGAATTTACGCATGGCTCAGCCCGGAAGAATTTAAAGAAGGGGACGGGTATCACTTGTATCAGTCCATGCTCGCGATTGGATCCGGATTGATTACAGGAAAAGAAGCAAGCTTAGGCAATGTCCATTTGCCGGAGGGGCATACCGATTTCATTTTCAGCGTCATCGGAGAAAAATATGGTTTTGTCGGAGCAAGCTTTGTCATCAGCCTGTATTTTCTTTTAATCTATCGAATCATCAGCCTTTCACTTGATGTGAAGGACCCTTTTTCTTCGTACATATGTACAGGAGTGATTTCAATGATTGCTTTTCATGTATTTCAAAATGCCGGAATGACGATCGGCTTGCTGCCGATTACCGGAATTCCTCTTCCATTCATCAGTTATGGAGGAAGCTCAATGATCAGCAACATGCTTGCACTGGGGCTCGTTTTCAGTATAAGCTTCCGGAATAAGAAGTATTTTTTTGATCGTGAATGA
- a CDS encoding DedA family protein, whose protein sequence is MENWITDFMEQYGYFGIFLMIALENIFPPIPSEVVLPFGGFMTTNSDMNVIGVILAATAGSVVGAVILFWIGLQLDVERLEKIIDKWGHVLRVKKKDVHRADAWFDKYGIWTVFFCRMIPLLRSLISIPAGMSNMNFLKFVLFTTFGTLIWNIALVMLGASLGEAWPKINDYVGVYSSVIYAVLGVAAVVFIIWFIRRRQTKRTQ, encoded by the coding sequence TTGGAGAACTGGATTACGGATTTTATGGAGCAATATGGATACTTTGGCATCTTCCTGATGATCGCATTAGAAAACATATTCCCTCCTATTCCTTCAGAAGTTGTTTTGCCTTTTGGAGGCTTCATGACAACCAATTCCGATATGAATGTGATTGGAGTCATACTCGCTGCTACAGCAGGTTCTGTTGTCGGTGCAGTCATTTTATTCTGGATTGGACTGCAGCTGGATGTTGAACGGCTCGAAAAAATCATTGATAAGTGGGGGCATGTCCTAAGGGTAAAGAAGAAGGATGTCCACCGGGCAGATGCATGGTTTGATAAATACGGCATATGGACCGTCTTTTTCTGCCGTATGATTCCTCTGCTTCGCAGCCTCATCTCCATTCCGGCGGGCATGTCGAATATGAATTTTCTGAAATTTGTTCTATTTACAACCTTTGGAACCCTAATTTGGAATATTGCACTTGTTATGCTGGGGGCATCACTCGGTGAGGCCTGGCCTAAAATCAATGATTATGTAGGTGTCTATTCGTCAGTCATTTATGCAGTCCTTGGAGTTGCCGCAGTTGTATTTATTATCTGGTTTATTCGCAGACGGCAAACGAAGCGTACACAGTAA
- a CDS encoding NUDIX hydrolase, with translation MDKELLRIYDENHNPIGTAARSDVHKSGYWHETFHCWFAGRENGRVYLYFQLRSKVKKDYPNLYDITAAGHILANETIEDGTREVEEEIGIRLSFSDLVLLDVLKYSVSQKGLIDNEIAYVFFYPFNQPFERFTLQKEEVAGMARAELHLVKDLMAGRRTGLLMDGFEVDQAGTRKNVQTKVDKSRFVPHEDAYYERVLELIEDEMMRK, from the coding sequence ATGGATAAAGAATTACTTCGTATTTATGATGAGAATCACAATCCAATAGGAACAGCTGCCCGCTCAGATGTCCATAAGTCAGGCTACTGGCATGAAACCTTTCATTGCTGGTTTGCGGGAAGAGAGAATGGCAGGGTGTACCTCTATTTTCAATTGAGAAGCAAAGTGAAAAAGGATTACCCCAATTTATATGATATTACGGCTGCAGGCCACATTCTGGCCAATGAAACGATTGAGGATGGAACTCGGGAGGTAGAAGAGGAAATCGGCATTCGCCTCTCCTTCTCAGATCTAGTCCTGTTGGATGTCCTGAAGTATAGTGTATCTCAAAAAGGGTTAATTGATAATGAAATTGCATATGTGTTTTTTTATCCATTTAATCAGCCTTTTGAAAGATTTACCTTGCAAAAAGAAGAAGTAGCGGGAATGGCTCGGGCAGAATTGCATTTAGTTAAAGACCTTATGGCTGGGAGAAGAACTGGTCTTCTAATGGACGGTTTTGAAGTGGATCAGGCCGGAACTAGAAAAAACGTGCAAACAAAAGTAGATAAATCCAGATTCGTGCCTCATGAAGATGCCTATTATGAGAGAGTTTTAGAATTGATTGAAGATGAGATGATGAGAAAGTAA
- a CDS encoding DUF817 family protein: MFTPSLLIILVFLKSFVSFTIKKTVYSMPLTLFFFLIGFFIWTAENITTFFGAWVIQIRTLGNCPYRKNQLMAAAGDCQFYDCGSVEEHKRIQSTA; this comes from the coding sequence ATATTTACCCCTTCACTTCTGATCATTCTTGTTTTCCTAAAGTCTTTTGTATCTTTCACAATAAAAAAAACTGTCTATTCCATGCCGCTTACATTATTCTTTTTTCTAATAGGATTCTTCATTTGGACAGCAGAAAATATTACGACTTTCTTTGGGGCATGGGTAATCCAAATCAGAACACTGGGAAATTGTCCATATCGGAAAAATCAGCTTATGGCTGCTGCTGGTGATTGTCAGTTTTATGATTGTGGATCAGTTGAAGAACATAAAAGAATTCAAAGTACAGCCTGA
- a CDS encoding STAS domain-containing protein — MQTENKLNITLKKINKEIIDQKQELIQAIKGEKGIKYPNFNQSNSGELSNWREKLVNVYAEAILLEKQESIVFLNSWGRETADLLIAIQFPLDLAMKEIKFYRDMIGGIIKEQAKAASLSLDEFYELLSSFDHVVDHAIHLISVFYMKKYSTNIQSAKNAVDELSVPIVNVSEKIGVLPLIGDLDTQRAQVLMDVALTKSAECEYEYLIIDLSGVPVIDTMVAHQIFKVLDALQLLGVETKLSGIRPEIAQTMISLGLDFKDAKSFSSLHLALKYIGFEQINGG; from the coding sequence ATGCAGACTGAAAACAAATTAAACATAACCCTTAAGAAAATAAATAAAGAGATTATAGATCAAAAACAAGAACTGATCCAAGCAATAAAAGGAGAAAAGGGCATCAAATATCCGAATTTCAATCAGTCTAACAGCGGGGAGCTTTCAAATTGGAGAGAAAAATTGGTGAATGTTTATGCTGAAGCGATTTTGCTTGAGAAGCAGGAATCCATTGTTTTCTTAAACAGCTGGGGAAGAGAAACGGCTGATTTGCTGATTGCGATTCAATTTCCGCTGGATCTTGCCATGAAAGAAATCAAGTTTTACCGGGATATGATTGGCGGCATTATTAAAGAACAGGCGAAGGCCGCCAGTTTATCTCTGGATGAATTTTACGAACTGCTTTCTTCTTTTGATCATGTGGTGGATCATGCCATTCATCTGATCAGTGTATTTTATATGAAAAAATACTCAACAAACATTCAATCTGCCAAAAATGCAGTTGATGAGTTATCTGTGCCAATCGTGAATGTATCAGAAAAAATTGGGGTTCTTCCTTTAATCGGAGACCTTGATACACAGCGTGCACAAGTATTGATGGACGTTGCTTTAACGAAAAGTGCTGAATGTGAATATGAGTATTTGATTATTGATTTATCGGGCGTGCCTGTCATTGATACGATGGTGGCACACCAAATTTTCAAAGTGCTGGATGCTCTTCAGCTGCTGGGCGTTGAAACAAAATTGAGCGGAATCCGCCCTGAAATTGCCCAGACTATGATAAGTCTCGGTCTTGATTTTAAAGATGCAAAATCCTTTTCAAGTCTGCATCTTGCCTTGAAATATATAGGATTTGAACAGATAAATGGAGGATAG
- the sigH gene encoding RNA polymerase sporulation sigma factor SigH, translated as MSVTLEVRKIESYAELTDEILLELVQKGDSESTDFLITKYRNFVRAKASRYFLIGGEREDIVQEGMIGLYKAIRDFKVDKQASFKAFAELCITRQIITAIKTATRQKHTPLNSYVSLYKPLFEDDNHTLLDVIPGTKTMDPATLIINQEKALDIEMKMAEMLSDLERKVLALYMDGQSYVEISEELNKHVKSIDNALQRVKRKLERYMEMRDYSLI; from the coding sequence ATGAGTGTTACATTAGAAGTGAGGAAGATTGAAAGTTATGCTGAGTTGACAGATGAGATTTTGCTTGAACTCGTTCAAAAAGGAGATTCAGAATCGACCGACTTTTTAATCACCAAATATCGCAATTTTGTCAGGGCAAAAGCGAGCAGATATTTTCTCATAGGCGGAGAACGAGAAGATATCGTGCAAGAAGGAATGATTGGCCTATATAAAGCCATTCGTGACTTCAAAGTGGACAAGCAGGCTTCATTCAAGGCGTTTGCAGAATTATGCATTACCAGACAGATCATAACGGCCATTAAAACAGCCACCCGTCAAAAGCACACCCCTCTTAATTCCTATGTCTCTTTGTACAAGCCTCTTTTTGAAGATGATAACCACACGCTGCTCGACGTGATTCCAGGAACAAAAACAATGGATCCGGCAACCTTGATCATTAATCAGGAAAAAGCGCTGGATATTGAAATGAAAATGGCCGAAATGCTGAGTGATCTGGAAAGAAAAGTACTGGCCCTTTACATGGACGGACAATCATACGTTGAAATCTCCGAAGAGCTGAATAAGCACGTTAAATCAATAGACAATGCTCTCCAGCGGGTAAAGAGAAAACTCGAAAGATACATGGAGATGCGGGATTACAGCCTGATATAA
- a CDS encoding DMT family transporter: protein MNKRNPYFLLVLATILWGGNFVIGRAITESMPPFTLSLLRWCTAFIIFLPFAWPHLKKEHAQLKKNWHILILMSITGIAGFNSLLYLALHYTTSINASLVNTSTPIVIYILSFFTLREQLNRNQMIGTVLSLAGLFFILSKGSLAVLVNFSFNFGDFIVLAAVVCWSIYSILIKRYTGILPGYSTFLVCIAVGILVLLPFAFYETFILKIPILWSSSSVFTILYTGVFASIVAFISWNTAVVRVGANKAGIFLNLIPVFAVIFAVLFIGEKIMWYQLAGGLSVIAGVYLSARTIPLGKKEKKIFLGDKGYDR, encoded by the coding sequence TTGAATAAACGCAACCCCTATTTTCTTCTTGTTCTTGCGACAATTTTATGGGGAGGGAATTTTGTCATTGGCCGTGCCATAACAGAAAGCATGCCTCCATTTACCCTCTCCCTGCTCAGGTGGTGTACAGCATTCATCATTTTTCTGCCCTTTGCATGGCCTCATTTAAAAAAAGAGCATGCACAATTAAAAAAGAACTGGCACATCCTGATTTTAATGTCTATAACAGGAATTGCAGGATTTAACAGCCTGCTTTATCTTGCGCTGCATTACACAACATCCATTAATGCTTCATTAGTAAATACGTCAACTCCGATTGTGATTTATATCCTGTCTTTTTTTACTCTCAGGGAGCAGCTGAACAGAAATCAGATGATCGGAACCGTTCTTTCACTTGCGGGGCTATTTTTTATTCTTTCAAAAGGATCTCTTGCAGTTCTTGTAAATTTCTCTTTTAATTTTGGAGACTTCATTGTCCTTGCCGCAGTTGTTTGCTGGAGCATCTATTCCATTTTAATAAAGCGTTATACAGGAATTTTACCTGGATACAGTACATTTCTCGTTTGTATAGCTGTCGGTATTCTCGTACTGCTTCCGTTTGCTTTTTATGAGACTTTCATTTTAAAGATTCCTATCCTGTGGTCAAGTTCTTCGGTTTTCACCATTTTATACACAGGAGTTTTTGCATCTATTGTTGCATTCATCTCCTGGAATACGGCTGTTGTAAGAGTAGGAGCAAATAAAGCGGGTATCTTTCTGAACTTGATTCCGGTCTTTGCCGTCATATTTGCTGTTTTATTTATTGGAGAAAAAATCATGTGGTATCAGCTTGCAGGGGGGCTTTCTGTCATAGCTGGAGTCTACCTTTCAGCAAGAACAATTCCGCTTGGGAAAAAGGAGAAAAAGATATTTTTAGGAGATAAGGGGTATGACAGGTGA
- a CDS encoding CPBP family intramembrane glutamic endopeptidase — MLKSMLLLIGPTIMIALGLHGLNSVPLTFFLFYGWLLLISGARIRQCLKSERNLLFSKEGLLTGFITGIIFLAIIFGTVSAFSETFFDSAKLQKLLIDWNFTGGHQIMLILILLIVNPLLEEIYWREFMYANLILKMNIFNTLLITSFFYSLYHMLSLISLFNWPINLLGVIPVFLAGMVWGYFRHKFQTLIPAVLSHMLADLGIILVYFRFLHV; from the coding sequence GTGTTAAAATCCATGCTGCTTCTTATTGGGCCAACGATCATGATTGCTTTGGGACTGCACGGATTAAACAGTGTTCCCCTGACATTTTTTCTGTTTTACGGCTGGCTTCTGCTGATCTCCGGCGCCAGAATCCGTCAATGCCTTAAATCTGAGAGAAATCTATTATTCTCAAAAGAAGGTTTGCTGACTGGTTTTATTACTGGCATCATCTTTTTAGCCATAATCTTTGGCACAGTATCAGCTTTCTCTGAAACCTTTTTTGATTCAGCAAAGCTTCAGAAGCTGTTAATAGACTGGAATTTTACTGGCGGGCATCAAATCATGCTAATTCTGATCCTGCTGATCGTCAATCCTCTTTTGGAAGAAATTTATTGGCGGGAATTCATGTATGCCAATCTGATCCTAAAAATGAATATTTTTAATACGCTCCTGATTACATCTTTTTTCTACAGCCTTTATCACATGCTGTCTCTAATCTCTTTGTTTAATTGGCCCATTAACCTTCTAGGTGTCATACCAGTCTTCCTGGCAGGAATGGTCTGGGGTTATTTTCGCCATAAATTCCAGACGTTGATCCCTGCCGTACTTTCTCACATGCTTGCAGATTTAGGAATCATTCTCGTTTATTTTAGATTTTTACATGTCTAA
- a CDS encoding lysoplasmalogenase: protein MFPILLFMFVFASGAAYMAAIYYKKETWMYALKPGTMLLIIGIALINFKAAGIYGILVVSGLLFSLSGDVFLMLPADRFLQGLSSFFIAHVLYTAAFISEWAEGESNPLIWSVLIVLALLFFRLLFKGVKEKGGIAMIAAVSLYITVITLMTGTSFFSGQVLIIAAALFFYLSDAVLAWDRFRSSLKYRDYLVMSTYFLAQLLFAVSVYLFK from the coding sequence ATGTTTCCAATCCTTTTATTTATGTTCGTTTTTGCCTCTGGAGCGGCTTACATGGCAGCCATTTATTATAAAAAAGAAACATGGATGTATGCACTGAAGCCAGGAACGATGCTTTTGATCATTGGAATTGCCTTAATTAATTTTAAAGCCGCAGGAATTTACGGAATACTGGTTGTCTCGGGATTGCTATTTTCGCTTTCAGGCGATGTTTTTCTCATGCTGCCTGCTGATCGTTTTTTGCAGGGGTTAAGTTCTTTTTTTATAGCTCATGTTCTTTACACTGCGGCTTTTATCTCTGAGTGGGCAGAAGGTGAAAGCAATCCCCTTATTTGGAGTGTGCTGATTGTCCTTGCGCTCCTCTTTTTCCGCCTTCTTTTTAAAGGAGTAAAAGAAAAAGGCGGGATTGCTATGATCGCAGCTGTTTCGCTGTATATAACGGTCATTACTCTGATGACCGGGACGTCTTTTTTCAGCGGACAAGTTCTGATCATCGCAGCAGCATTATTTTTTTACCTATCAGATGCAGTGCTGGCATGGGACCGGTTCAGGAGTTCTTTAAAATACAGGGATTATCTGGTGATGAGCACTTATTTTCTGGCGCAGCTTCTATTTGCTGTCAGTGTCTATCTTTTTAAATAA
- a CDS encoding long-chain-fatty-acid--CoA ligase codes for MKVPLLLPQFLDRAAKLYGEKTAVIDELKEFTYAEVNERVNQLSRGLRELGIEKGDRVAYLAPNSSEMYEGFYGVLQLGAVIVPLNTRLIPDDYVYILNHSETKALFVDHELYSQIEPVADQLKTVKTIIVHGLEISGDGLVAYEQWLSQYEKHEIDRPEMEEDDLATLLYTSGTTGKPKGVMLTHRSNYLHALASMHHLRVSDRDVLLHVLPMFHVNGWGSPFYYTANGATQVCLRKVLPADIFKKINDYGVTVMHMAPTVLNSLLQFSEVNGFTKQPQDIRIVIAGSAPPPAFVKRVEEELKWEFIQVYGMTEASPLITTSIIRDTQERLLPEEKYRLKAKAGYQFIGSDVRVFNELGEEVKHNSQEIGEIAVRGNGVMEGYWNNQEGTDEVIRGGWYYTGDMAVVDKDGNIEIADRKKDIIISGGENISSIEVEGVLYDHPAVQEVAVISVPHEKWGETPQAIVVIKDGLLTSEEELIAFARSKLAHFKAPTKVIFADELPKTASGKIQKVHLRKEFWKEKEKFVN; via the coding sequence ATGAAGGTGCCATTGCTGCTGCCCCAGTTTTTGGATCGGGCTGCCAAGCTTTACGGGGAGAAAACAGCTGTGATTGATGAGTTAAAAGAATTTACATATGCAGAAGTAAATGAAAGAGTCAATCAGCTTTCGCGGGGGCTAAGGGAATTAGGGATTGAAAAAGGGGATCGCGTTGCGTATCTTGCACCAAATTCTTCTGAAATGTACGAGGGGTTTTATGGGGTTCTTCAGCTTGGAGCTGTTATTGTTCCTCTGAATACAAGGCTGATTCCGGATGATTATGTGTATATATTAAATCACAGTGAAACAAAAGCATTGTTTGTTGATCATGAACTTTATTCACAGATTGAGCCTGTTGCAGATCAATTGAAAACCGTTAAAACCATTATTGTCCACGGTCTTGAAATCAGTGGGGACGGGCTGGTTGCTTATGAGCAATGGCTTAGTCAATATGAAAAACATGAAATCGACCGTCCTGAGATGGAGGAGGATGATCTGGCAACTCTCCTTTATACGAGCGGGACAACCGGAAAACCTAAAGGTGTCATGCTGACACACCGCAGCAACTATTTGCATGCACTCGCTTCGATGCATCATCTTCGGGTTTCTGATCGGGATGTTCTTCTGCATGTTCTTCCAATGTTCCATGTCAATGGATGGGGATCGCCATTTTATTACACGGCAAATGGCGCGACACAGGTATGTCTTCGAAAAGTGCTGCCGGCCGATATTTTCAAAAAGATAAATGACTATGGAGTAACCGTCATGCATATGGCTCCAACTGTCCTAAACAGCCTGCTTCAGTTCTCGGAAGTGAACGGCTTCACAAAACAGCCGCAGGATATCCGGATTGTCATAGCAGGATCTGCCCCGCCGCCTGCATTTGTGAAGCGGGTCGAAGAGGAATTGAAGTGGGAGTTTATCCAAGTCTATGGCATGACTGAAGCATCCCCGCTAATTACAACTTCCATTATTCGTGATACACAGGAGCGTCTTTTGCCGGAGGAAAAATATCGTTTAAAAGCAAAAGCAGGCTATCAGTTCATTGGAAGCGATGTGAGAGTTTTTAATGAGCTTGGCGAGGAAGTTAAGCACAACAGTCAGGAAATCGGTGAGATTGCGGTGCGCGGAAACGGTGTAATGGAAGGCTATTGGAACAATCAGGAAGGAACGGATGAAGTCATTCGCGGCGGCTGGTACTATACCGGTGACATGGCTGTTGTGGATAAGGATGGCAACATTGAAATTGCTGATCGAAAAAAAGATATTATTATCAGCGGAGGAGAAAACATTTCTTCCATCGAAGTAGAAGGCGTCCTGTATGATCACCCTGCAGTGCAGGAGGTCGCTGTCATTTCTGTTCCCCATGAAAAATGGGGAGAAACGCCGCAGGCCATAGTCGTCATAAAGGATGGACTGCTGACAAGCGAGGAAGAACTTATCGCCTTTGCGCGCAGCAAGCTAGCCCATTTCAAAGCTCCGACGAAAGTGATATTTGCAGATGAGCTGCCTAAAACGGCATCAGGCAAAATTCAAAAAGTTCATCTTCGGAAGGAATTCTGGAAGGAAAAAGAGAAGTTTGTAAACTGA